The segment TTGTCGGGTAAGTTCCGACCTGCACGAATGGCGTAACGACTTCCCCGCTGTCTCCAGCATAGACTCAGTGAAATTGAATTCCCCGTGAAGATGCGGGGTTCCTGCGGTTAGACGGAAAGACCCCGTGCACCTTTACTATAGCTTTACATTGGCATTCGTAGTGGCATGTGTAGGATAGGTGGTAGGCTTTGAAACCTGGGCGCCAGCTCAGGTGGAGCCATCCTTGAAATACCACCCTTATCACTATGGATGTCTAACCGCGGCCCGTCATCCGGGTCCGGGACAATGTATGGTGGGTAGTTTGACTGGGGCGGTCGCCTCCTAAAGAGTAACGGAGGCGCGCGATGGTGGGCTCAGAACGGTCGGAAATCGTTCGCTGAGTGCAATGGCATAAGCCTGCCTGACTGCGAGACTGACAAGTCGAGCAGAGACGAAAGTCGGTCATAGTGATCCGGTGGTCCCGCGTGGAAGGGCCATCGCTCAACGGATAAAAGGTACGCCGGGGATAACAGGCTGATGACCCCCAAGAGTCCATATCGACGGGGTTGTTTGGCACCTCGATGTCGACTCATCGCATCCTGGGGCTGGAGCAGGTCCCAAGGGTATGGCTGTTCGCCATTTAAAGCGGTACGTGAGTTGGGTTCAGAACGTCGTGAGACAGTTCGGTCCCTATCTGCCGTGGGTGTAGGAATATTGAAAGGATCTGTCCCTAGTACGAGAGGACCGGGATGGACGGATCTCTGGTGGACCTGTTGTGGCGCCAGCCGCATAGCAGGGTAGCTATATCCGGACGGGATAACCGCTGAAGGCATCTAAGCGGGAAACCCACCTTAAAACGAGTATTCCCTGAGAACCGTGGAAGACGACCACGTTGATAGGCCGGGTGTGGAAGAGCGGCAACGCTTGAAGCTTACCGGTACTAATAGTTCGATCGGCTTGATCGTTCTCATTCCCTATGCCCATCTGACGAAGTCAGATGGGCTGTTCTCACTCACGCTCGTTCCGCCCTGCGGGCGGCGCTACGTGGGTGCGGCGCATCGGCGCCGACGGTCGGTCGACCTTGCGAAGCTTCGCTTCGAAAGGCGCCAGGACCAAAGAACGGTAAGGCACATATAAGACCAGCGAACAGCTCAGAGAGCAGAAAATAGGCTTCCCTATTGGCTACTTCCTCATCGCTATTCGCTCAAAAAGCTTCTCGAACAACGTGCGCTTTGCCGACCTGGTGGTTATGGCGGAGCGGCTGCACCCGATCCCATTCCGAACTCGGCCGTGAAACGCTCCAGCGCTGATGGTACTTCGTCTCAAGACGCGGGAGAGTAGGTCGCTGCCAGGTCTGCAAAACGCACGTTGGATCTTCACCTTCACATCGTACTTTCCAAAAATCGAAAATGGGTCGATGTGTGGAAAATCTTCTCTCTACCAAAAGGCCCGCCAATCGGGAACTCGGGCCGCGCAAGCGGCCCTTTCAGTTGGCGCAAGCTTGATTCCAGTGAGCCAAGGCTTACTTCTGAAGTTGACGCGGGGTGGAGCAGCCCGGTAGCTCGTCAGGCTCATAACCTGAAGGTCACAGGTTCAAATCCTGTCCCCGCAACCAAACAAAAACGGCCCGCATCACGCGGGCCGTTTTGCGTTTGGAGGCTGGCGCAGTCGAGTTGAAGTTCTGCAAGGAGGCTGTACGATGGCGGCTTCCGCTTGCTCGGCGGTTTTCCGTTCTTCGCTATGGAACCAACAGCCGGGCCGAATGGTTCCAGCCGTTTGGCCGCGCCGCCATGCAGATCCGGCGCGTCCCTAAGGTAATCAGGATGTTCAAGAATAGGTATTATGCCGAAGCTGTATTGGTTGTCGGAGCGTTGATCATGGGTGGCGAGAAAAGTGCCGTTCAAGCGCAGGAGCGCGATGAGACAGTGGTCCGCGTTGCCGAATTGGTAATCGATCCGGCCCAGCTCGACGCCTACAAGGCCGCCGTCAAAGAAGAGATGCAAGACGCCATCGATTTCGAACCGGGCGTGCTGGCCATCTACTCGGTGGCAGAGAAGGACAAGCCGAATAGTCTTCGGTTCTTCGAGATATACGCCAGCGAGGAAGGGTATCGGGCGCATATCGCATCGCCGCATTTCAAGAAATATGTCGCGACGACGCAGTCGATGATCCTGTCGCGCAAATTGATCGAGACCGTGCCGGTTCAGCTCAGCGCGAAGCCACGGTGACGGCCGTGCATGTTGGGCGCGCCCGCGCTGAACTAATTTAGATAAGCACGTTCGCAACGGAAGAAGTGCCAGAGTCCCACGCCGCAAGCTGACTCAAGCCGCGGTATCCGGCACGGAAGCGATTATGCGGTCGGGTTCAGGCCGCGCCCCTACCGCAGGCTTTCCAGCTCGCGGATGCGTTTGGCGCCGTCGGCCTCGAGCTGCCGGGTGACGGCGCCGATCAGCGTTTCGGCAACGACGAAAAGCGCCGCCGAGGAGTCCCAGGCCGAGGGCACGGCGGTGCGCCCGGCGATGACATGGCGGGCGAAGCGGGCGATCGGCGACAGCCACTGGTCGGTGAACAGCACGATCTGCACGCCACGCTGATGTGCCGTCTCGGCGAAGCGAACCAGGCTGTCCTGGTAGCGCCTGATGTCGAAGATCACCAGCACGTCGCGCTTGCCCATGTCAATCAGCCGGTCGCGCCAGACGCTTTCCTGTCCGGCGAGGTGAAAGACGTTGGGCTGGATGATGGCGAGGTGGGCGGCCATGTAGCGCGCCAGCGGATCGGTGAAGCGGCCGCCGATCAGGAAGGTTTTGCCACGCCGGTCGGCAAGTTTTGCGACGATGTCGGCAAGCTGCTTTTCAGACAGGTGCCTGAACGTCTCGCGCATATTGTCGAGCGTTGCCTCCAGCATCGGCGAGACCGCGCCGCCGTTCGGCGATGGCGGGTTGAGCGTCCGTGAGGCCGGCGACTGCAGTTGCGCCGCCAATTCGTCCTGCAGCGCCGACTGGAATTCCGGGTAGTTCTGGAAGCCGAGCCGGGCGACGAAACGCAGGATGGTCGGCGAGGAGACGCCGGCAGCAGCCGAAAACTCGGCGACGGTCTTCAGGCCGATCAGCGGGTAGCTGGCGATCAGCGTCTGCGCTGCGCGGCGCTCGCCCGCCGGCATCGTGCCGATGCGGTCCGAGATCAGTTCGGCAATGCTCGAAATCATCTTTTCCCACCCTTGGCCGCTTTGCTGAAATCGCATTTGAGCCAAAATCGCGTTTGACAAAGCCGGACAAACTGTATGAAATCATCCACAAGGACGCAATGATGCAAAATACGTAACATACGATACAGCGCTCCCCGGGGACTGCAAACAATGGAGACAGCACGGCCCGCCAGCCCTGCATCGCCTGAAACCGTAGGGGTGACGAACCTCGGCGGATCGAGCCCTTTCGTGCTGACCTGCGACCACGCCTCCAACTTCCTGCCGCCGGAATTCGGAACGCTCGGCCTTGCTGCCGAAGAGCTTTCCCGCCACATCGCCTGGGATCCCGGCGCGCTGCCGGTCGCCCGCCGCATGGCCGCGGCGCTTGACGCGACACTGGTCGAGACCCGCGTTTCGCGGCTGGTCATCGACTGCAACCGGCCGCTCGATGCACCCGATCTGGTGCCGCCGGTCAGCGAGACCACGGCCATTCCGGGCAATGCCGGCCTGTCGGAAATGCAGGTTGCCGCGCGCATCGCCCTTTCCTGGCAACCCTTCCACGATGCGGTTGCGAGCATCATCGACACAAGGCTGGCGGGCGGGCTGGAGACGCGGCTGGTTTCAATCCATTCCTTCAACCCGGTCTACAGGAGCAAGAGCCGGCCCTGGCATATCGGCGTCATCCATGACGAGGATCGTCGGCTGGCAGCGCCGCTTGTCGCGGCGCTGCAGCGGCTCGCCGGCGTCACGGTCGGCGTCA is part of the Mesorhizobium sp. L-2-11 genome and harbors:
- a CDS encoding putative quinol monooxygenase — protein: MFKNRYYAEAVLVVGALIMGGEKSAVQAQERDETVVRVAELVIDPAQLDAYKAAVKEEMQDAIDFEPGVLAIYSVAEKDKPNSLRFFEIYASEEGYRAHIASPHFKKYVATTQSMILSRKLIETVPVQLSAKPR
- a CDS encoding MurR/RpiR family transcriptional regulator, with amino-acid sequence MISSIAELISDRIGTMPAGERRAAQTLIASYPLIGLKTVAEFSAAAGVSSPTILRFVARLGFQNYPEFQSALQDELAAQLQSPASRTLNPPSPNGGAVSPMLEATLDNMRETFRHLSEKQLADIVAKLADRRGKTFLIGGRFTDPLARYMAAHLAIIQPNVFHLAGQESVWRDRLIDMGKRDVLVIFDIRRYQDSLVRFAETAHQRGVQIVLFTDQWLSPIARFARHVIAGRTAVPSAWDSSAALFVVAETLIGAVTRQLEADGAKRIRELESLR
- a CDS encoding N-formylglutamate amidohydrolase, which produces METARPASPASPETVGVTNLGGSSPFVLTCDHASNFLPPEFGTLGLAAEELSRHIAWDPGALPVARRMAAALDATLVETRVSRLVIDCNRPLDAPDLVPPVSETTAIPGNAGLSEMQVAARIALSWQPFHDAVASIIDTRLAGGLETRLVSIHSFNPVYRSKSRPWHIGVIHDEDRRLAAPLVAALQRLAGVTVGVNQPYSPADRVYFTLERHARPLGLPCAMIEIRNDEISDEAGQRKWADLLTGIFVGIHTPEASTSPESLPRRGRQIPAHPIR